The sequence CTCTCCAGAGGCCAAACTTCTCAGCAATCTGTCTTCCTGTTGTGCATCCTTGATCCTTCAAGAAATCCACAAGCCATTGCTGCGCCATTCTTAGATCTTGTTGGAAGTCCCTTGAGTTTTGTCCACCCCTCTGTCTTGCACCCTGCACCCGTCCAATTGCAGCAGCACCCATTGCTCCAGCTGCCATCACCCCAGCtgcccccgcccccgccccagATGCCCCATAAAGAAGTGAAGAGTCAACAAGGTGAGCAACTTCCCTGCTCAAGTCGGGTATCAACCCTCCCATCCCTGCTGCTAAATGTGCTCCTATCTTTAGGGCAAAAGTTAATAGTGTCATGAATTTCTTCATATATGGAACTAAGCACTTTACAGCACTGTTATCAACTTGCATCAGATCGCACCCTATCTGATCTTCGACCACGTGCATTTCTCCCCTGTATTCACATAGCATTTGAAGACGCAGTGCTGACATGCCAGAAAATATGCTGGTAACAAGTCTCCTGGAGTAGTTCTCTGCTTTTACGAAGTAGAACATATGtggaaattttctttcttcaagtTGAATATTGTAATTCACAATGTAATTCACTTTGCGATGAAGCTCAGTCAGTAGTCTGTGCTCATAATATCGCAGCCCTTGTATCTCCTGTTTTAAGTCTCTGATTTCCTGCTCAATTATCTTCAGCCTCTGAAGAACTGCTTCAACACCCTTAGCAATTCCACCAAATGTCGGTTCCACTATGCCATCTGGTTCATCACCTGCCGCTGCTGAATTAGGGTCTGGATCATCAGGGTTGTTTTCTGGTGTGATTGCCAATTCCACAGCAAGGTGATAGAGGTCATGATATCGTCGATGCAGTACTTCTCGGAAGTCATCATCTGATAGGAGATCCCTGGCATAGTCGAACCCAGCTCCTAAAATGGGTTTTCCTCCATCTGATACTGAACTCCAAGTATGCTGATAATCGTACATGCTATCCGCAGGAACTGATAGCAATGCCTGTTTTAACTGTTGGAGAGGCACGAACTGTGTTTTCCTGTATCTGGGAGGTGTCAGATATTTCACACATTCTGGCCGGAGAACATTTTCGTTCAAGGTCACACCTTGGCAGAGACTCTGGATTGTTGGGATTATGAGCTCCCTGAATATTTTGAGAGTTTCTGTTGGATTCTGTGTGGAGCATGCAAGGACATCAATGAAGTATCCCAACTGCCCTCCAAGCTCCACTCTAACATTTACTCCATTGATGGTTATTGAGATGAGGTACTTCTCCAGACTGTAAGTTGCACCATGCTGGTTCCTTGACCCAACAATCTTGTTGTGGAGATGCACCTTCACAAAGCAGATGAGGTTTGGGGGGGAAGAAAAAGTGAGTATATCTGGCAAGCAAATGAGATCAGCTTGAATCTACAGTTCACTAAATTGTTTCATCCATTTAGTTTAGTTTTAGAGGCACCAGGCTCCTTCAAGGAGAGTCACAGGGGAATATAAATTAACCTTCAATTGAAGTTTTGACCAAGATACGCACCCAATTTGAAGGTTGAAGCTAAGCAGCTTGAaatgtaatatattttcaaaagcggtgataaaaaggaaaacagaaaacCTGTCATCCCATATAGCAGCAACCTAACAGTTTTGTTCTTTAGTGGCACAACAAATTCCTAATTGAATTTGATTCTTTTGTCACATTATGATATTTCAACCACTCGAATAGACCCCCATTTGAGAACAATTGGATTATGACAAAAAAGATTGGGTCTCCTAATTTTTCTTGCTATTCAACCGTGTATGAACAGTTCTTTAATGTTGGATAGGTGATTGCTGAATTCTTGCCTTGAAATGAAAAAGAGATCTGATCATGCCTTAACAGATCGGTCGTATCAGCTGATTCGTATTGGCATTGGCCATAGCCAGTACAGATACTTGATCGATACAGATCAGCCAATATGGCACAGATGTATTTTTGATACTTGATCGATACAGACCAGCCAATATGGCACAGATGTATTTTTGATGAAAATTTCTGTTTCCTCAACTATTGATTTTCCTAACTGTACCTATCATATGTTATAATGTTCTTGTTTGAGTAGAACTCACTTCCCATGGTTATGTGGAAATGTCAGAGGGGaggaaaggagggggggggggggtggagggagAAGAAGGCTATTACCTGCAAACGGGGAAAGAAGCCTGGTGTGAGAAACATGTGGCTTGAATCAACACACTCCAGATGCCTCCCCACATAAATGCAGCTGGGTGTGCTTAGCTGCCATCGTTGTGATCTTCCCCTACCCTCTTCAAGAATAGAAGGAATCAGAAGTAGAGAATTTGGATCCCCTGGATCTTGTTCATAACACAATTCAAGTTTCTGCATCATTTTGACAAGATCACTGGCCTCCAAATTATCAAAAACCTTTGAACCCATTCCTGGAATGTAACTCTGTAAACTAGTTTTAAGAATCTTCTCCAACTCTCTTCTGTTCACAAATCCGTTATTCTCAGTTGAGCCTTGCCTTCTTACATCTAATTTTATCAGTTGGCCAAGAACCTCTCCACAGAACCACTCATAATCTAAGATTAAAAATCCTAGATCTTCAAAATAGATCACCTCACCAATATGATGAAGACATTTTGCGACGGCCCGCCTCCTAGTCTCCACCTTCTCCACATTATCATGCCTTGATCTGATTCTTAATGCTGAAACCTTAACCTGACACAGATCACAAAACTCCTTCCACTTCAATGCTGGCCTGTTGTAATTCTCTGATCTCCAATCTGATAAAATTTGTATCAGATTGTTGCAGAGCTCATAAACCTGAGGAACTCTTCGGAGTATGGTCTTGCTCGTCTTTCGAAGGTGATGAGCAAGTTTACTCACTGAACCAGTTGATCTTGCATCAATTGTAAATACAGTTGGATAGAACTCGACGAAACCTtggaatctctctctcaatctctgaaTTGAACGAACGGTGACCTGCAAATTCTCTGAAGGTTGAGTGATTTTGTCGAAGTGAGTGAGGACTACGGTCACGTTTGGTAGCATAGATTGTGGCCCAGCTTTTCTTGAGTTTGAGACTATGAACCTGAGCCAATACAAGAGGTCTTCTTCTATCTCTCCAGAGTTCTTTGGTTCTCTGTTGTTGGGCTTCTTAAACAAACTGGATATGATCAGAAAGAAGGAAGCACTTCCATGCCCAGGAAACATGAGATCGTGGAGGGCATAGAACTCATGCTGACCAGCCAGATTCCATATTGAAATCTTGGTATCCTCATCTTTGAAAGTCTTAATCTTGATTCCACCTGTTCTCACAGCTTGTTCAACTGGGTTTACGAGAGTTCTAACCTGGTCCAAGTAAGGAagctttgaagaagaaaagttcTGTGATACAGAATTACAAAGTGTAGTTTTACCTGCAAATTAGACTTGAATGAGTTTCTCTGTTTTTCCTATTGAACTTCCAAAATCAGGACGGAGAGAAACAGTTTTTTCAATAAACCATTTCTAACCAATTCGAATGGAACGACAACAAAATTCGGTAATTAATTATGCTTGAAATTGAAGTATGCTAAATTTAGGTTTATCATTCAAATCTTACCTGCAAATTCTTGCCCACAGAAGAACACTCTGCAACTCTTAGGTGCCATCAATTGCATGTCCTTGAGTAAATCAATATCTTGTTCCAACTTCCCGTTCTGGCCCAGTTTCTGATAAATCGTGTCAGCTTTCCCAGAATTCTGCAGAGGTGTCCTGTTGAGATTGATATCTTCTATCCAAGGATTAACCTGTAATATCTCCATTATTGTCTGCAACACCAACTCCCCTTGAACCCCTTTGCAACCCTGTAATGACAAGAATCTCAGAGtagcatttgtttccaagcttTTAAAGATTCTGATAATATCTTCTGGTCTCAAGCTCGCATCATCATAAATTCCCAAACGAACTAAGCTTTGGTTGGTTGTGAGCATTTGCAAGATTGCAGAGAGCCCATCTCTTCCTATCCTGGTTCTCCCTCCTCCAAAAGTTACTGACTTCAGTGTTGTGTTTGCTTGGTATTGCAGAGCTGAGAACCTGCTCAATGGGCAAAGCAAATGCTCAACCCCTACTCCACTAAACCAATTCCCATCAAGGTATAAGCTTTCCAAGCTTTGGTTCTTGAAAAGCCCAGCTGCAACATAGACTACTCCCTTATCCTTAAGGCAAGTGTTTGATAAGTTCACCTCTTTGAGACTTTGGTTCTGTTCTAAAACCCATCGGAACTCCTTAGCCCACTTCGATTTCAACCAAATTCCAGTCATGTCCAGGGACTTGACTGTTGTGTTCCACCCCAGAGCACAAGCAACCCTGCAAGAGCCTGATGGGTCAAGCCTGTAAATGCGAAGCGTGCTGTTCTCGGGTACAAATTCTACAACCTTGTTGCTTTTTCCTCCGTTTTCTCCACTCCAGACATGAACTTCCATTGCCCTGTTCCTTGCTAATACAGCAGAGATCAAGGGGGTCGCTGTGATTGAGCTTGAATCAAGTATTATCAAGAGCTTCAGGGTCGAATTAACCTCGATCATTTTCGAGAGCTCCTCAGCCCCTTTTGACCCAATTGAGTCCTCCCATAGCTGCAACTCTTCTAAGGTCTCATTCATCTTCAAAGCAGAAGCAAGGAACCCAGCCCCCATGGATCCAATAGCTGACTCAGATAATATGACTTCTTTAATTCCTCCATTGCTCTTTAGCATTTCAGCTAGCTCCATTAGACCCTCCCTACTGAACCTGTTCCTCCTGAACACCATTTGCTTGATGTTCAAGTTCTTCTCAAGCAGAGCATGGAGACTTTGAAGTTGTTTTAGTTCCCATTCAACTCCATGGAATTCCAAGTTCCTGAGAGATGCTTGGGTGTTCCTTCCTTCCCCTATTACTATCAGAAGCTGTGAGAAGAGTAAGAGGCTGTCTTTGTTTGTTGAGACGTTTATGTTCATGGAATTGTCTGTTTCTTGGTAACAGTTTGAAATGGgctgagaaagaaagaaggaaatgcTGTGCAGGTTTTTGCTTTCTGACTTGATTGATTGGAGAGCCCATTGGAGATCTCTGAGGTTGTTGTTGGATGCCATTAAACTCTTTGGGTTCTCTTAGCAGACTGAGAGGGCAAGAGCTAATTTTTTTCTTGCAGGAACTGTGGAAGTAGCATAAATATATGTCAAgtgttctcacttctcactACTATTGATTTGTGGAATCTCTATTTTCCAGAGTTGTAAGTTATCCCTTTGGGGTTGTCTGTTTCAAAGGTCCAATATTTCTGATTATGTTTGAACTTTTTCAATGCAATATGTCGGTGTAGATTCCTACTTTATGCATCAAGAAGCCCATTTCACATTCCAGTAGAAAGAATCTGATTTTAACCAGGTTGCCTTACACAATTATGTGAATAGCAACACTTTCTATTTACTCATATAGCTGTTTGCCACTTGGATCCTTTCATAGAACCCATTGCCATAAAAGTCTAAAAGATAAATTGGGTTATTATGGGgtcacatgagagagagagagagagagagagagagagagagagagattccccTTATCTGAACTTTTGGGCTGTATGCTTGTATGGAAGAaattccttctctcttttttttttcgttgcCAAAGGAACAAAGAATCCTATAAAGCAAAATGAAAGGTAAATGAGTGGAAGAGACAAAATGGCTAACAGTTTAAGGTATATTAGTTGAGCAATCAATTATCTTGATTGGGATTAACAGAGAAACATGCAGTgttgtgtgcgtgtgtgtgctCACGTGTGTGGCTGCGTGCATGGTCATGGCACATCTCTCCCGATCGAAAGGTAGTAGAAAGGGGAAT is a genomic window of Macadamia integrifolia cultivar HAES 741 chromosome 13, SCU_Mint_v3, whole genome shotgun sequence containing:
- the LOC122058943 gene encoding protein TORNADO 1, with product MASNNNLRDLQWALQSIKSESKNLHSISFFLSQPISNCYQETDNSMNINVSTNKDSLLLFSQLLIVIGEGRNTQASLRNLEFHGVEWELKQLQSLHALLEKNLNIKQMVFRRNRFSREGLMELAEMLKSNGGIKEVILSESAIGSMGAGFLASALKMNETLEELQLWEDSIGSKGAEELSKMIEVNSTLKLLIILDSSSITATPLISAVLARNRAMEVHVWSGENGGKSNKVVEFVPENSTLRIYRLDPSGSCRVACALGWNTTVKSLDMTGIWLKSKWAKEFRWVLEQNQSLKEVNLSNTCLKDKGVVYVAAGLFKNQSLESLYLDGNWFSGVGVEHLLCPLSRFSALQYQANTTLKSVTFGGGRTRIGRDGLSAILQMLTTNQSLVRLGIYDDASLRPEDIIRIFKSLETNATLRFLSLQGCKGVQGELVLQTIMEILQVNPWIEDINLNRTPLQNSGKADTIYQKLGQNGKLEQDIDLLKDMQLMAPKSCRVFFCGQEFAGKTTLCNSVSQNFSSSKLPYLDQVRTLVNPVEQAVRTGGIKIKTFKDEDTKISIWNLAGQHEFYALHDLMFPGHGSASFFLIISSLFKKPNNREPKNSGEIEEDLLYWLRFIVSNSRKAGPQSMLPNVTVVLTHFDKITQPSENLQVTVRSIQRLRERFQGFVEFYPTVFTIDARSTGSVSKLAHHLRKTSKTILRRVPQVYELCNNLIQILSDWRSENYNRPALKWKEFCDLCQVKVSALRIRSRHDNVEKVETRRRAVAKCLHHIGEVIYFEDLGFLILDYEWFCGEVLGQLIKLDVRRQGSTENNGFVNRRELEKILKTSLQSYIPGMGSKVFDNLEASDLVKMMQKLELCYEQDPGDPNSLLLIPSILEEGRGRSQRWQLSTPSCIYVGRHLECVDSSHMFLTPGFFPRLQVHLHNKIVGSRNQHGATYSLEKYLISITINGVNVRVELGGQLGYFIDVLACSTQNPTETLKIFRELIIPTIQSLCQGVTLNENVLRPECVKYLTPPRYRKTQFVPLQQLKQALLSVPADSMYDYQHTWSSVSDGGKPILGAGFDYARDLLSDDDFREVLHRRYHDLYHLAVELAITPENNPDDPDPNSAAAGDEPDGIVEPTFGGIAKGVEAVLQRLKIIEQEIRDLKQEIQGLRYYEHRLLTELHRKVNYIVNYNIQLEERKFPHMFYFVKAENYSRRLVTSIFSGMSALRLQMLCEYRGEMHVVEDQIGCDLMQVDNSAVKCLVPYMKKFMTLLTFALKIGAHLAAGMGGLIPDLSREVAHLVDSSLLYGASGAGAGAAGVMAAGAMGAAAIGRVQGARQRGGQNSRDFQQDLRMAQQWLVDFLKDQGCTTGRQIAEKFGLWRVRYIDDGQIAWICRRHMQIRANEVTEVPI